CGGCGCCAACCCCTACCTGACACTCTTCTCCCGTGCTGGCATCCGCAGGGAACAAGCCGACGCCGACATGGCGGCCCTGCGCATCCATGAACTACCGACGGCGCGCGGCTGCACCTATGTCCTGGGCGCGGACGACTTCGCGTGGGGACTGTCCCTTGGGCAGGGAGCGGCCGAAGCAACCGCCAAGGTGCTGGACAAGCTCGGCGTCGACCGGCAAGAGCTCAAGGACCTTGAGGAGCGGGTGCTCGAATTGCTCCAGGATTCGACGCTCCCGCTTGACCCTAAAGTACTCAAAGACAAGTTGGGCAGTGCCGTGCGAAGCCTGGGCGAGGAAGGCAAGAAGAAGGGCGCCTCAACCACGCTCCCCACAGCGCTGGGACTGTTGCAGGCCGACGGCCGCATCCGCCGCGTACCCCTCAACGGCCGGCTGGACGTGCAGCGCTACGCCTACACGGCCTGGGGACTGCCGGCCCCGGAGGAATCGCCGGAACAGGCCCGGGCAAAACTGATGGAGAACTACCTGCGCTGGACCGGCGGCGCCACACTCAAGCAGACCCAGTGGTTCACGGCCTTCACCGTGGCGCAGACCAAGGCGGCGCTCGCAGCCGTCAACGCGGTGGAATCCACAGTCGTCGATCCGGACGGGCTGTGGATGCTGCCGGAAGACGTCGAGGCGGCTGCAACGTTCACGGCACCCCAGGAGGAGCAGATCCAGTTGCTCGCCGGCTCCGATTCCTTGTTCCTGCTGCGCCGCAACTCGGCGGACCACGTCGCCGAGGAGGACCGCGGCCTGGCCATCGGCAAGGAAAAACTCGCCCTGACGGCCGACCTGCCCGACCACCCCATCGTTGACCGCGGCCGGATCATCGGGCTGTGGCAGTACGACCCCGGTCAGGAACGCCTGGCCCACTGGACTTTCGAGCCACCCACCCTGGCGGTCAACGATAAGGTGGAAGAGATTGAATCATGGGTTCGCGAGGATCTGGGCGATTTCCGCTCCTTCAGCCTGGATTCGGCGTCGAGCCGGCAAAAACGGATCGACGCACTCAACGCAGCGGCGCGGTAAAAGGCGCGGTGAAACAGGGGGAGAAGCAATGGCTGGACTGAATTGGGTGCTGTCGGGGGTCATTGCCGCAGCGGTGCTCACTACGGGAGGCTGCGGTGGGACTCCCGGGGCGGCGCCTCAGGGCTCGGGCTGCATGCCGCCACCGTTCTCGATCAGCGCCGACACCATCCGGCCCGGCGGGAACCTCACCGTCAAGGCCGACGACGCCGACTGCGACCCCCGCTACGGCGCCGACGCACAGATCCTGCTGGAAATCACCGACGGTTCGGGTGAAAAAGTAGTGGATACCCTGGCCCCCATGAACGACGCCGGAGGGTTCAGTGCCGCCGTCAAGGTCCCCGATTCTGCCGTCCCCGGCCAAGGCGCGGTGAACGCCTACCCGTGGAACCTCGACTGGTGCGACGACACCGGACGGAACAACCGGATGGGTAACCCCGGTGTGGGCGCCGATGCTGCGCCGGACATCGAACTGGCCTCCTGCACGCTGCCCTCGAAGCCGCTCACGATCGAGCCCTGAGAGCCCTGAAGCTGCCGGCGGTGTTGAAGCTATTGGCGGTGGCTGGTAAAAAAGTCCCGCAAAAGCGCCGCGCATTCGTCCTCGCGCACGCCCGGAAACACCTCGACCCAGTGGTTGAGGCGCCGCTCGCGCAGCACATCAAACACCGACCCCGCCGCGCCGGCTTTCTCATCCCACGCCCCAAAAACGACCCGCGGCACCCTCGCCAGGACAATTGCCCCGGCACACATGGTGCACGGCTCCAGCGTCACCACGAGCGTGCAGCCGGCCAGCCGCCACGACCCCAGTTTCGTGGCCGCCTCGCGGATCGCCACGATCTCGGCGTGCGCCGTCGGGTCCCCGTGTGCCTCACGTTCATTGCGGCCCAAACCCAGGACTTCCCCGTCGGGCCCAAGCACGACGGCGCCAATTGGCACATCCGCCGTTGTCAGGGCACGCTGGGCTTCAGCGAGTGCAAGACCCATCCATTGGGCATGTAAAACCGTGGTGGTGGTCTCGATCGGGCGAAAATTCGATGTGTTGGGCACGGCTCAATGGTAGCTTTTATTCATGCGCGTACTGGTTGCGGATCATCCGCTTATTGCCCACAAGTTGACGGTCCTTCGAGACAAGAACACACCGTCACCCGTTTTTCGTCAGCTCACCGAAGAATTGGTGACCCTGCTGGCCTATGAAGCCACGCGCGGGGTGCGGGTCCAGCCGGTGAATATTGAGACGCCAGTGACGTCCACCATTGGTACCGGGCTGGTCAAGCCCACGCCCCTGGTGGTGCCGATCCTGCGCGCCGGCCTGGGCATGCTCGAGGGCATGACCCGCCTGCTGCCCACCGCCGAGGTTGGCTTCCTGGGCATGGCCCGCAATGAGGAAACCCTCGAGGCCATCACCTATGCCGAACGCCTGCCGGAAGATCTCACCGGACGGCAGGTATACGTGCTGGACCCCATGCTGGCCACCGGGGCCACCCTGATTGAGGCGTTCAAGTTCCTCTTTGACCGCGGCGCCGCGGACATCACCTGCATCTGCCTGCTTGCCGCCCCGGAAGGCCTGGCGAAGCTGGAAGCGGCCCACGGCGGGCGCGATAACGTCCACGTGGTCCTGGCCGCGATCGACGAGGGCCTGGATGAAAACTCCTACATTGTCCCGGGCCTCGGCGACGCCGGCGACCGCCTCTACGGCGTGGTGGACTAACCAACTCGTCCACTGGCTGGCACAGTGCCACAGTTCGTGGGAAAAGCCGCCGTTTGACGCAATTGCGATGGTTCAAACCATGGCAATTGCGTCAAACGGCGGCTTTTTCGTGGTCGGCCGCATGCGATCAGCCCTGCGCGTCGGCCGAACCAACGCCCCCAGTTCCATCCTCGGCACCGGACGATCCAACAGCTCCGTGCGTAACCCGGAACCCCACATCCGCCAGCACTGCATCGGGCGCGTTGCCCCTGCGCATTGCTGCCCGGGCGCTCCAGATCGGATCGTCCCAGCCGGCCCCGAGCAGACTTCGGTGGCCCCATAACGTGCCGTGTCGGCATAGTCCCAACACCATTTTCAGACCTTGCCGAGCCTGGCGAACACGCCAAAACCATGGGGCAGTTTCCCGGCCAACGGCTGCGGGCCCGGCACGCCGTTGAGCGCCGTCCACGCAATCTCCGCGAGCGAACCGTACGTTGGTGCGGACGTCCCCGCCAGGCCGGAGGCCGCATTGCAAAACCGGCCGGCCCGAAACCAGGTGACCGGGTGCGCAGGAAGGCCGACGGCGGATGGCGGGCTCCCGCCGTCGGCCATCACCTGGTGCCACAAAGCCGTCGGTGATGTGCGTGCGGCCCAGCTCAAAGGGGCCAGCGTGACCAGGCGGGACGTGCCCGAGCGGGCATCACGCAGCTCGACGGTGCCGCCGGGGATGGGCAGCAGGCCGATGGGAATCAGTACCAGCCCACGGCGTTCGAGTGGCCCCAGGCGCCGCAGGGTGACCCGTAGCGGCCCTGAATGTAGCCGAGCCCCCAGCGGATCTGGGTTTCATAGTTGGTGGACCAGTCGCTGCCGGTGCTTTCCATTTTGCTGGCGGGCAGGGACTGGGCAATGCCGTACGCGCCGCTGGAGACGTTTTCTGCCGAGGTAAGCCACTCGGATTCGCGCTGCCAGAGCTGGGTCAGGCAGCTCATCTGGTCGGCGCCCCAGCCGAAGGAGCCAAGCTGGCCGGCGGCGTAGGCCTGGGCGCCGGCGGGATCGTCAACGGCCACGGGCTTGACGGCATCGGCCTCGGCCTTCACGGGGACCGGGGCTGCTGAGGCGCTCGAGGTGACGTTCACGCCCGGGAAGGTGATGGCGGCGTCAAGCGGGGCGGAAACGGCCGGGGATGAACCGCCCGGAACGGTTGCCGGTGCCTCGGCGGCAGAGACCACGCTGGCCAGGCTGTCGGGGCCGGACGGTGCGCCGATCTGCGCGGCGACGCCGCCGGCGGCGACGAGCGCGCCAACGACGGCCAGTGCAGCCATGCACTTGGCCGTGGCACTGACGGCCGTGGCGCCGGGAGAGGCGGGTGCCGCGGCGGCGTGCCCGGCGGTGCGGGCGCCTGTGCGGGCTGATGCGTGCCCAAAAATCGACGGGCGGCGGACTGGTTCGGCACGGCGACGGCCGCGCTGCGGAGCAGCAGACATGAGGGAGCCTCTCTACGCCTGCGAGGTGAGCTGTCGGGAACGGACTAGAGAATCCGGCCGCCGCAGTCTTTGAAAATCACTGCACCGGCTTAACCCCAAGGGTCTCCACATTGAGGAGGCCCGCAAAAATTGGGTCCCCCGTCTCTGCCATGTTTCTCGATGGAAATGGGCGGCGGCAGAGCTCGGCGAGCCGTCCATCAATGCCATGAACCACGCTTGGTTCAGACGGCACTCTTTCCACTTTAACCGAAACGAGACCATGTGTCACATTTTGGTAACGACCTTTGTAGCAGGGTGAGCAAACGGACATTTACTTAGCAATGCTAACGATCTACCATGAAAGTTGAAGATACGGAACCAAATACCTCGAGGCAGCTGAGCATCCATGACTGATTTTTCCCCTGAAAGTTCGACGCCGGACCCCTCGCCACGTGCCGACGGTCCCGTTGCTTCGGGGCTGGGTGGGCGCAAAACCGGAAAGCCCATAGGTGTTGGGGCGTTGGCGGCCGAGTTGCGGGTTGCGATCATGCGCACCTCAAGGCGGTTGCGGGCGGAGGCGGCAACGCGCGAAATCAGTCCGGGGCAGTATTCGGTGCTTGCCGGAATTTTGGCCAGTCCGCTCACGGTGGGGCAGCTGGCCGCCCGGGAACAGATCCAGGCGCCATCCATGACCCGGATAGTGAATGCGTTGGATGTGGCCGGCTTTGTCGGCCGGGAAGAGAACCCGCAGGACAAGCGCCAGGTGCTGGTGCGGATCACGGAGCCAGGCGCGGCAGCATTGCTGCGTGCCCGCTCGAAGCGGACGGCCTGGCTGGCGAAGCAGGTGGCGGCCCTGACCCCGCAGGAGCGAGCGACCCTGCATGAGGCGGCCATGATTCTGCAGGAGATGAGCGCCTAGATGAATTCCATGTTCCGCGCATTGCGGGTCCGCAATTACCGGCTCTGGGTGACGGGTGCGCTGGTGTCCAACATTGGCACCTGGATGCAGCGCGTGGCTCAAGACTGGCTGGTGCTGACGGTTTTGACCAATAATTCAGGCACGGCCGCCGGCATTGTCACCGGCCTGCAGTTCCTGCCCATCGTGTTCCTTGGGCCCTATGCGGGCCTGTTGGGGGACAGGGTCAACAAGCGCAAGCTGCTGCTGGTCACGCAGACCTGTATGGGGTTTTGTGCGCTTTTGTTGGGAATATTGGTGGTCACCGGGTCTGTACAACTGTGGCACGTGTATGTATTGGCGCTCCTGCTGGGCGTGGCCAGCGCCTTTGATGCCCCGTCCCGGCAGGCGTTTGTCTCGGAGGTCGTCGGCAAGGAAGACGTGCCGAACGCCGTCGCACTTAATAGCGCCTCCTTCAACCTGGCCCGCCTGGCCGGCCCCGGCGTGGCCGGACTTGTCATCGCCCTGGTGGGTACCGGGCCGGCGTTTTTGATAAATGCGGCAAGCTTCGCTGCCGTCATCCTTTCATTGTGGCGGATGCGTGCCCATGAGCTGGTGCCGACGGTGCACGTGCCGCGGGCCAAGGGGCAGATTCGGGAGGGGCTGGTCTATATCCGCCAGCGCCCGGACCTGCTGATGATCATGGTCCTGGTGTTCGTGGTGGGCACCTTCGGGATGAACTTTCAGATCACCAACGCCCTGATGGCAACCACCGTTTTCCATTTGGGACCCGGGGAGTACGGGCTGCTGGGTTCGGTCATGGCGGTGGGGACCCTGGTGGCGGCGCTGCTGGCGGCGCGGCGCAAGACCATGCGGATGCTGTACATCGTGGGCGGCGCCCTCGCTTTTGGCGTGACCGTTGCCATCGCCGCCTTCATGCCGAGCTTTGCGCTCTACGCCTTGGCGCTGATTCCTGTGGGCCTGGCATCGCTGACGTTCATGAATGCCTGCAACACCACGGTGCAGCTGACCACCGACGCCGCCATGCGTGGACGGGTGCTGGCGGTGTACATGGTGGTGCTGCAGGGAGGTACGCCCATCGGGGCGCCGCTCGTAGGTTGGATCGCCACCGAGTTTGGCGCCCGCTGGTCCCTGGGGCTGGGCGCCGTGGTGGCAGTCCTTGCCGCCCTGATTGCCTTGGTCATGATGAACCGGCGCAACAATGTGAGGCTGCGCGACCAGTTCCGCAGCATGCGCCCCTCCTTCATGGTGCAGGGGCTGCACCGCACGGCGGGCTAGCTTCCGGCCCACAAGAGCATGCCGCTAGGTAAACCTTTGTTTACTTAGCGGCATTTTCTGGTAGAAAGCTGGGTGCCGGGAACGACTTGCCCGGACCGTTACCGGCATGCTCCCGACGCGGATGAACTATTTGGTCAAAATGGGAGTTTGTGCAGAATGTTTTGCCAAGACTTAGGTGTGTATCGCGGATATATTCGGAGTATTCCAAATTTCTCACGCCATATGAGAGCAAAACAACACGGTCGGCTTCATCACAAAATAGCCCACAATCTCATATGGTGGACGTTATGGGCTTATGTTACTTGCAGGTTCGCTTTGTTACGTAGCAGACTGACATATGTGAACACCCACTCAGTGAATTCTGCAGCCGCAGCAACGCACCGCCTCGGATCGACCGGACGGTTTATGTGTGGTTGTCGAATGCAGCCCTAGCTCACAAACCCTGGACGCCACACCCTCAGCAGCAACCGCAACGGGGCGGCACCAGTCTTTGGCCCTTGGGCCGGCCCTCCATGAGGACATCAAAGGTTCCTCGCGTGAAAACGGAATCAATGGAAGCATTCGCGCCGTCGAGTACGGCCATACACCTAGGTAGTTCAATGTCAGTAGCATCCGGATACGTCCACATCTCTGTTCGAAATGCAGCCAAGGCGGTCACCCGCACCTCTGGCGCACGCCCTGCCCACCTTGAGCAGGCCGGCTACAGCCAGCACGCTGATGCAGGCAACGCAGCGGAACGCCTGCGCGCCGTGCCCATCAGCGACAACAGCCCCATGACCGCGCCGACGCCCGTGATTGCCGGCGGTGACCGCCTCCGCGGCGTCAGCCCCGACAACGTAGCCCGCGGCTTCGTGCTCTACGTGGGTGTTGACGAAGACACAGCCGCAACCGCCGGCACCTCACTGGCCAAGCTCGCCCAAGACATCCGCGCCTATGCCCAGACTCTTGTGCCGCAGGCCCAGAGCTACGCCGCGGTGGCGATCGCACCGTCGGACGCCGTGGGTACTCCGCTCGACGTGGTCCGTTCCACGTTCGGGGATCCCACCGTTGCCACCCGTCAGCGCCAGGAAGCCGCACGCATTCCCGTGGCCGACCAGCGCCCCTCCGGCGTCCTCATTGACCTGGCCCGCCGCGAAGTCCACCTCGACGGTGACACCCTGAACCTCACGTTCAAGGAATTCGAGCTGCTGAACTACCTGGTGGAAAACGGCACCCGCACCGTGGGCCGCGACGAGCTTCTGGAAGGCCTCTGGTCCAACGCGGACGAGGTCCCCAACGAGCGCACCATCGACGTGCACATCCGCCGCCTCCGCTCCAAGCTGGGCCGCCTGTCCAATACAGTTCGCACCGTCCGCGGCGAGGGCTACCGCTTCTATGAGCACCCCGAAGTGGTTGTCTGGGCAGCCCCGGAATACTCCATCTAGCGTTTGCCCGGCCCTTCTTACGGGAAAGTACGACGGCGTTCGGCCCACCCGGGGGGGCCGAACGCCGTCGTACTTCTTTAACATCACTAAACTGTGGGAATGAGCGAACACCACATTAAACGGCTGATCCTGATGCGCCATGCCAAGGCGGCGTTCCCGCTGGGCGTTGAAGACCATGACAGGCCGCTGGCACAGCGCGGGCACAACGAGGCGCCGCTGGCCGGAAAATGGCTGGTGGACAACGGCGTGGTGCCGGATTTCATCCTGTGTTCCTCGGCGCTGCGGACCAGGCAGACGTGCACCTGGGTGTGCCAGCAGCTGGGGGAGAAGGCGCCCACACCCAAACTGGAGAGCGCGCTGTACGCGGCCGGGGCCACCTCGATGCTCTCCGTGGTGAACCATGTGCCCGAGACTGTCACCACGCTGATGGTGATCAGTCACATGCCGGGGATTCAGTCGCTCGCACTGCGGCTGGCGTCGCGGGACTCGGACCAGGACGCGTACATGGACCTGGCCTCGGGGTTCCCTACGAGCGCCTTCGCCGTTTTTGAGCACGACGGCGATTGGGCCACCTTGGACGGTCAAGACGCCCAGCTGAGAAATTTCGTGGTGCCGCGCTAATTCCTTGGGCTAGACCTCGATCTCAGGCAGCAGAGTCTTCAGCGTCCACGTCTTCTTTTTGCTGACAGCGGTCCAGGCGAACAGCAGTCCCAGCAGTGTGTAACCCAGCAGGCCAAGGGCGATGGGCACCAGCGGGGCCCAGGTCTGCACCGTAGATCAGGTGCCGCAGGCCCTCGACCACATGCCCCATGGGCAGGATCTGGTGCATGATGTGCAGCGGTTCCGGCGTAGTCTGCCAGGGGACGGTGCCGCCGGAGGAATCCAGCTGCAATACCAGCAGGATCAACACCACCAACTTGCCCGGCATGCCCAGCAGCGCCACGACCTCCTGGATCAATGCAGTGAATGCCAGCGAAGCCAGCAGCAACAGGCCCAAGGTCAGCCATGGATGGCTCGGTTCCAGGCCCAAGCCGAATTTCACCACTGCGTACAGCAGCAGGGCCTGGGCCGTGGCCACTGCGGCAAACGGCAGCCATCCGCCCAAAGCTATCTTCCCTGAAGGTGCGTTGGAAGCCAGCGCCCGCACCGTCAGCGGGCGCACGACTTGGACCAGCATGAACGCGCCGATCCACAGGGCCAGAACCAGAAAGAAAGGGGCCAGTCCCGCACCATAGTTGGCTGCCTGGGCCTGTGACACCGAATCCACGCGGATGGGGTCGGCGATGACTCCTGCCGCATTCTGCTCTATCCTTGTCGTTGGGGTCGGGCACCGAAGCTGCACCGTTGCGCAATTGCGTGGACAGCTCCGCGAGGCCGGCAGACAGGTTGGCGGAGCCGTCCTTCAGCTCACCAGCGCCCGTATCCACCTTGCCGGCCCCGGCTGCCAGCTGGTTGGCGCCGTCGAGAGCGTTTTGCTGGCCGGTGGCGAGAGTTGCAGCACCGTCGGCAAGTTCACCGGCGCCGGCGTGCGCCTGCACGATCGCCTGGGCGAGTGTCGGTGTTGCACCGGCCAGCTTTGCGGCGCCATCGGACACGGCAGCGGATCCGTCAGCCAGCTTTTGGATGTCGGCGGCCAGCTGGTTCTTCAAGTCCGCGACTGTGGGGAGGGTTCCGCAGACGAGAACAAATCGCGGATCTGAGCCGCCTGGGCTGAGGATGCCGTCGCTGACGAGTTGGCTCAGTTTGTCGTTGCTGGCTGCTATGGCCGCGCCATCCGTCAGCCGTTTCGCACCGTCGGCCGGCTTCATCAGCTGTGAGTGGATGGTGCCATTTCCGCTCAATAGCGAATTGATCGTTGGCTCGCCGCCCTGCTGCACGACGGACGCTTGGACCGGGGTGACCGGCTTGTCCGTAGGGAAGTCAGGAGCTAGTTTTTGGCGGCAAGGGGGATCTAGGTAGGCAGGCCACGGAGCCGGCTCGATGTCGCGGTGGCCTGCTTGGCCAGATCGTCATCGAAACCACACACCATGGACGGTTCCGCGGCCTGCTCATCCGCGAAAACGATGGAACGCAGGGTGTGTGACATGGACCGTGCTGCTCCGGCAATGATGGCGGCTTCTCGGGCAGCCGTACTGGCTTCGCCGGGGTGCAGGTCGGCGATGCTGCGCATCGCCAGTCCCGGAATGTAGCCGACCATGACGCCCTCGGCCTGGGCCACGGCGACGGCCGAGGCCTCGGCCACGGCGACGGCCGAGGCCTCGGCCACGGCGCCAATGGTGGAGGGCTGGTCCACCACGAGCAGCACGGTGCCATTGCCGGCCACGGCTCTGACAGATGAGTTCGAATTGCCCGGTGTCAGGGGTGGGGGCACGCCGAGCGACGCAAGCTCTACTGCCAGCACGATGGCTACTCTGGTGATTACGCAGCCGGCGTGTGCGACGGCTTCGACCATGCCCGCGTGTGCCGAGTGTTTGAGTGTCTGCCTTGGCGCGGTGCACGAGGAAGATCGTGTAGTCGATTGTCAAGCGCGAAGATGACGAGGAATGCGAGTATCGGCACCTGCAGATCGAGAGCCTGCTGGCCGAAGAGCAGGCGGTTCATCCAAGACCCTGCCCGCGCGTCGATATCGGTCGCGACCGCACCCCGACGAGCGCTTTCGCGCCCGTACTCCGGTGTACGAGTTCGTGAAGGGCACCTATTTGCGCGATGCTTTCTTCGATTCTCGGACCATATCCGGTGGTTCCCATGATCTCCGTCAGCGCGCTGTCGTCGGTCGTGTCGATCGGGACAGCGCGCCCGCTTCCTTCAGCAACGCCTGGACGAATCACCTCGAATTGACTTTCCAGGATTAGCAGGACATGGTTGCTAATGCAGTACCTCGTTCGGTGAGGCTCCTGCGCGAATATAGGCCACTGGTCTGGCGAATATCGAGAGATGTCGTCAGGTTAGGACAGGTTTTCCCGGAGCAAGGGTTAACCCCAAGTGGCTGCCCTCCAGCATTGCTGGAATGGGCTACGTCGCGTAGTGCCAAAGCTCTGACATGGAGGACTGCGGCCCGTTTGGGTAGCCGGCAATCATTGGTATTGATACTGATGTTGCCTGCGCGACGTATTGCCGCGAGCGGTATGAGCATGAGGAGGTGACGACATGAAGAGTCGAAGTCCGAGATCGAAGGTTACGACATTGCGTCGACCTCCTGAATTCCACTAACCCTTTCTTTTCCGCGTTGCCACACCCGGCGCATAGACATCGATAGTTCTCGCCGTGTGCATTGCCCGACCTGTTCGTATCAGGCGGGGATATTTGGCGCGCCCTAATGCCGAAAGAACCAGACAATGACTACAACAGAGCTCAAGCGAGCCCCAAAGAAAAACAAATCCCTCACCCTGCGAGAAGTCCTTGACGGCGATTCAGGTGCCGGGCTCGACACCTGGCTCGCATCCACGCCTACTATTCGCCAACGATCCAGTGAGTTGGCGAAGCTCAGCGCGGAACAACTTCGGAGCTTCTCACACCGTTTCGGCGAAGTGCAGCTAGGGCGCGTGTTCGCCAGTGCCTCACCTGCCGCCGGTGTTTCCGCAGCGCTACTCCTTGACACCGGCACCGTGAATGGCGTTCTCGAAACGCTTTCTCCGTATTACATTGCCGATGGAATCCGTGCGCTCCTTGCGTCCGACCGGGAGCGTCTCCTGAGTGCACTGAGTGCATCCGCGCGTGATGCTGTAGACGGTTTGCTGAAATGGGAAGGTGATTCGGCTGGCGGTAACATGACGCCAAGCTTCCTCGTACTTCCCGCACAAACACAGGCCGCTGACGCCCTCACGCAACTGCAAAATCTCGCCAAAAACGTGGAAGCGGCTAACTACGTTTATCTTGTCGATACCGACGGTATTCTGACCGGAGCCGTATCGTTTCGCGGGATCGTGACGGCGCCTGCTGAAATGGCGCTAACAGAATTCTCGAACGAGATCCTGCAAAGCGTAGAACCTGATCTTGATCGAGAACTTGCCGCAAAGCTCCTCAACGATCATGACCTCGCCGCTCTTCCCGTGGTTCAGAACGGGCGACTACTGGGGGTGATTACCGCTGATCGCGCGGCAGAGATCATCGATACCGAGACGACTGAAGATTTCCGTAGGTTGAGTTCGGCCGGAGGGCTGACCCGCTCGCTCAAGGACGCATCC
This genomic interval from Arthrobacter sp. PAMC 25486 contains the following:
- a CDS encoding histidine phosphatase family protein; the protein is MSEHHIKRLILMRHAKAAFPLGVEDHDRPLAQRGHNEAPLAGKWLVDNGVVPDFILCSSALRTRQTCTWVCQQLGEKAPTPKLESALYAAGATSMLSVVNHVPETVTTLMVISHMPGIQSLALRLASRDSDQDAYMDLASGFPTSAFAVFEHDGDWATLDGQDAQLRNFVVPR
- the upp gene encoding uracil phosphoribosyltransferase, coding for MRVLVADHPLIAHKLTVLRDKNTPSPVFRQLTEELVTLLAYEATRGVRVQPVNIETPVTSTIGTGLVKPTPLVVPILRAGLGMLEGMTRLLPTAEVGFLGMARNEETLEAITYAERLPEDLTGRQVYVLDPMLATGATLIEAFKFLFDRGAADITCICLLAAPEGLAKLEAAHGGRDNVHVVLAAIDEGLDENSYIVPGLGDAGDRLYGVVD
- a CDS encoding YhgE/Pip family protein, with the translated sequence MDSVSQAQAANYGAGLAPFFLVLALWIGAFMLVQVVRPLTVRALASNAPSGKIALGGWLPFAAVATAQALLLYAVVKFGLGLEPSHPWLTLGLLLLASLAFTALIQEVVALLGMPGKLVVLILLVLQLDSSGGTVPWQTTPEPLHIMHQILPMGHVVEGLRHLIYGADLGPAGAHRPWPAGLHTAGTAVRLDRCQQKEDVDAEDSAA
- a CDS encoding MarR family winged helix-turn-helix transcriptional regulator — protein: MTDFSPESSTPDPSPRADGPVASGLGGRKTGKPIGVGALAAELRVAIMRTSRRLRAEAATREISPGQYSVLAGILASPLTVGQLAAREQIQAPSMTRIVNALDVAGFVGREENPQDKRQVLVRITEPGAAALLRARSKRTAWLAKQVAALTPQERATLHEAAMILQEMSA
- a CDS encoding MFS transporter encodes the protein MNSMFRALRVRNYRLWVTGALVSNIGTWMQRVAQDWLVLTVLTNNSGTAAGIVTGLQFLPIVFLGPYAGLLGDRVNKRKLLLVTQTCMGFCALLLGILVVTGSVQLWHVYVLALLLGVASAFDAPSRQAFVSEVVGKEDVPNAVALNSASFNLARLAGPGVAGLVIALVGTGPAFLINAASFAAVILSLWRMRAHELVPTVHVPRAKGQIREGLVYIRQRPDLLMIMVLVFVVGTFGMNFQITNALMATTVFHLGPGEYGLLGSVMAVGTLVAALLAARRKTMRMLYIVGGALAFGVTVAIAAFMPSFALYALALIPVGLASLTFMNACNTTVQLTTDAAMRGRVLAVYMVVLQGGTPIGAPLVGWIATEFGARWSLGLGAVVAVLAALIALVMMNRRNNVRLRDQFRSMRPSFMVQGLHRTAG
- the tadA gene encoding tRNA adenosine(34) deaminase TadA, whose amino-acid sequence is MPNTSNFRPIETTTTVLHAQWMGLALAEAQRALTTADVPIGAVVLGPDGEVLGLGRNEREAHGDPTAHAEIVAIREAATKLGSWRLAGCTLVVTLEPCTMCAGAIVLARVPRVVFGAWDEKAGAAGSVFDVLRERRLNHWVEVFPGVREDECAALLRDFFTSHRQ
- a CDS encoding transglycosylase, which gives rise to MSAAPQRGRRRAEPVRRPSIFGHASARTGARTAGHAAAAPASPGATAVSATAKCMAALAVVGALVAAGGVAAQIGAPSGPDSLASVVSAAEAPATVPGGSSPAVSAPLDAAITFPGVNVTSSASAAPVPVKAEADAVKPVAVDDPAGAQAYAAGQLGSFGWGADQMSCLTQLWQRESEWLTSAENVSSGAYGIAQSLPASKMESTGSDWSTNYETQIRWGLGYIQGRYGSPCGAWGHSNAVGWY
- the mgtE gene encoding magnesium transporter; this translates as MTTTELKRAPKKNKSLTLREVLDGDSGAGLDTWLASTPTIRQRSSELAKLSAEQLRSFSHRFGEVQLGRVFASASPAAGVSAALLLDTGTVNGVLETLSPYYIADGIRALLASDRERLLSALSASARDAVDGLLKWEGDSAGGNMTPSFLVLPAQTQAADALTQLQNLAKNVEAANYVYLVDTDGILTGAVSFRGIVTAPAEMALTEFSNEILQSVEPDLDRELAAKLLNDHDLAALPVVQNGRLLGVITADRAAEIIDTETTEDFRRLSSAGGLTRSLKDASIWVLFRSRVVWLVVLVFGNIFSGAGIAHYEELIESVVALVFFLPLLIDSGGNAGSQAATLMVRGLATGDVVMRDWFKILGKELLVASLLGASMAVAVSIIGVVRGGPEIAVVVALTMVIVVIIGSVIGMSLPFLLSKLRLDPASASAPLITSICDGVGVMIYFAIASQILL
- a CDS encoding winged helix-turn-helix domain-containing protein — encoded protein: MSVASGYVHISVRNAAKAVTRTSGARPAHLEQAGYSQHADAGNAAERLRAVPISDNSPMTAPTPVIAGGDRLRGVSPDNVARGFVLYVGVDEDTAATAGTSLAKLAQDIRAYAQTLVPQAQSYAAVAIAPSDAVGTPLDVVRSTFGDPTVATRQRQEAARIPVADQRPSGVLIDLARREVHLDGDTLNLTFKEFELLNYLVENGTRTVGRDELLEGLWSNADEVPNERTIDVHIRRLRSKLGRLSNTVRTVRGEGYRFYEHPEVVVWAAPEYSI
- a CDS encoding crosslink repair DNA glycosylase YcaQ family protein, translating into MDNATRRAWSWHKQGLDGSLAGSSAADVLGKTGWARSIGGANPYLTLFSRAGIRREQADADMAALRIHELPTARGCTYVLGADDFAWGLSLGQGAAEATAKVLDKLGVDRQELKDLEERVLELLQDSTLPLDPKVLKDKLGSAVRSLGEEGKKKGASTTLPTALGLLQADGRIRRVPLNGRLDVQRYAYTAWGLPAPEESPEQARAKLMENYLRWTGGATLKQTQWFTAFTVAQTKAALAAVNAVESTVVDPDGLWMLPEDVEAAATFTAPQEEQIQLLAGSDSLFLLRRNSADHVAEEDRGLAIGKEKLALTADLPDHPIVDRGRIIGLWQYDPGQERLAHWTFEPPTLAVNDKVEEIESWVREDLGDFRSFSLDSASSRQKRIDALNAAAR